The following is a genomic window from Spirosoma foliorum.
TGGGGGCGCATTTCGTTACGATTTGGACCAGATGATTTCCGGCGCTATAGCCTTTCCGGAATTGGCGCTGACTGGCCCATTGGCTACGATGAGATGAAACCCTACTACGACCGGGTCGATAAACTCATTGGTGTCTTTGGAACCAATGTTGGCTTGCCGAATGAACCCGACGGCTTTTTTCTGCCACCCCCTAAACCTCGTCTGCACGAAATGCTGATTACCAAAGCAGCTCGTAGCGTCGGCGTCCCTGTATTTCCTTCCCGATTAGCGGTATTGACCAAGCCCATCAACGAGGAACGAGGGACCTGCTTTTATTGCGCCCAATGTGGTCGAGCCTGTTCGGCTTATGCCGATTTTTCGTCGTCGTCGGCGCTGGTGATTCCAGCCTTGAAAACCGGTAAGCTTACGCTCATTAATAACGCGATGGCCCGCGAAGTGCTGACTGATCCTCAGAGTGGCCTATGTACAGGCGTCTCCTATGTCGACAAGACCAGTTTACAGGAAAAGACCGTAAAAGGCAAGATTGTCATATTGGCCGCCAGCACCTGCCAGTCGGCCCGACTCCTGTTGAATTCGAAGTCGTCTCAATTCCAGCAAGGTCTGGCTAATGGTTCGGGGGTGATTGGTAAGTACCTGAACGATTCAACCGGAGCATCCATGACTGGCTTCGTACCCGCCCTGATGAACCGCAAACGGTATAATGAAGATGGTGCCCAGAGCTGCCATATTTATACACCCTGGTGGCTCGATAACAAAAAACTAGATTTCCCGCGTGGGTACCACATCGAATATGGGGGTGGCATGCGTATGCCCGATTATAACTTCATGAGTGGTATTGAAGCCTATAATGGTCGTATTGCCGATACCAGTGGTAAAAAGAAAGAAGCAGGTGGGTATGGCGCTGGGTTAAAAGATGATTACCTCCGGTACTACGGTGCATTTGTCTCAATGGCTGGCCGGGGAGAGCCTGTGCCGCTGGAAAGTAACTATTGTGAAATTGACCCAAATCGCGTAGACCAATACGGCATTCCGACATTGCGGTTTCATTACAAGTGGTCGGATTACGAGATAAAACAGGCCAAACACATGCAGGAGACCTTCGACGAAATTATTCACGCGATGGGTGGTCAGCGGGTTAGTTCGGCACCTGGCGCTGACCGAAACTATGGACTGGAAGCCCCAGGGAAAATCATTCATGAAGCCGGGACGGTTCGGATGGGGAAAGACCCCAAAACGTCCGCGCTCAACCCATTTCAACAGGCGCATGAGGTGAAAAATCTGTTTGTTGTCGATGCGGCTGCGTTCCCGTCGCAGGGCGATAAAAACCTGACCTGGACCATTCTGGCCACATCCATGCGTACCTCCGATTATATCATCGATCAACTCAAAAAGAAAACCATATGAACCGCCGGGATCTTCTAAAAGCAATTCCGCTTACTACCCTAAGCATACCGTCCACGGCTACTCCCGATGCTGCACCAACAGCCCCATTGCCTAAACCAGCAGTAACTGAATTTAAGCAGGGTAAGTCGCCCGAGGAGCAACGTCATGACGGCGCTTTACAAGCGGCAAGATTTCTGACGGCCCATGAGTTGGCGACCGTTACGTTGCTGTGCGATATCATTCTACCCGCCGATGCCCGTACACCGAGTGCTTCGCAGGTGGGTGTTCCGCAGTTTATTGAGTTTATGCTGAAAGACCAGCCCGATATGCAAACTCCTATTCGTGGCGGATTGAGTTGGGTGGATCATGAATGCCGTAACCGTTTTGGGAAACCCTTTGCGGAATGTACAGTGTCTCAACGCATTGCCGTAGTAGATGACATTGCCTATCCGGCTAAAGCAAAACATGAAAATATGCCCGGCGTAGCGTTTTTTACGCGTCTGCGCAACCTGACGGCAGCCGGGTACTTTACCAGCAAGGCGGGTATTGCCGCCCTGGGCTATATGGGGAATACTCCGCATCAGTGGGCTGGCCCTCCGAAAGAGGTATTGGATCAGTTCGGGCTAAGTTTTGACGCAGATGTGCACTATGCGGATATGAGCTGATGCATTAAAAACCAGGAATTGTATGTCCCCTCTTCAACACTTGATACCGGGTTGGCTGGCTTTTTTAGGGCTTTGGCTGACTGGAGAACAACCAACAATGCCGATTGAAACACAACTGACTTTCGAGGCCAAAGGCCATACGATCAATAATAACCAGGCTTTTTCACCAGACGATCGCTGGATTGTCTATGATACGCGCAACATCGATACAGGTTTAGGCCAAAACAGTTCTGTTGAACTGGTTGATGTGAATACGAAAGAAATACGCCAGCTTTATCAAACCACCAACCAGACCCAATACGGACCAGGGGCGGGCGCTGTTGCTTTTTCACCCAAAGAGTCGAAGGTTGTGTTCCTGCATGGACTTAGGAATGCCGATGCCCGCCATCCGTATTCCATGAGTCGGCGGACTGGTGTGTTGGTTGCTGTTGATCAGCCTCAGAAGCCCCATTTTTTGGATGGCCGATGTCTTAACGCTCCTTTTGTGCAGGGTGCTTTACGCGGTGGAACGCACGCCCATCAGTGGAGTGCCGATGGGCAGCGAATCAGTTTTACCTATAACGATGAAGTTATGGAGCGGCTTTCCCAAACGAATCCAGCCGTAAAAGACCTTCGGACAGTGGGCATTTTAACCCCATCTCATTCCGTAAAAGTGCATGACTCGAATGATGCGGACTGTTTTGATGGCGAGTGGTTTGCTACCGTTATTGCCAGGGTGACTGAGCAGCCTCGGCAGGGTAGTGATGAGATTGAGAAAGCCTTTGACGAAACCTGGATTGGCACTAACGGATACCGTAAAGATGATGGTAGCTGGCAAAAACGGGCCATCGCGTTTCAGGGGAATGTTCGAAATCAGGAAAATCAACTCGTTACGGAAGTGTTTGTGGTTGATTTGCCGGAAGATCTGACGCAGGCTAACCCCGGCCAACCACTGGAAGGTACCGCAACGACCCGTCCTAATCCACCCGCTGGCGTTACGCAGCACCGGATTACCTTTACCAAACACGGAATTGAAGGCCCTCGGCACTGGTTACGAACCTTGCCCGACGGCTCGCTCATTGGTTTCTTAGCGAAAGACGACGCGGGTCTGGTCCAACTCTTTGGAGTTTCGCCCAATGGTGGCCCGATCCGGCAACTGACGCACCAGCCGTTCGCCATACAAACAACGTTTAACTTCAGCCCAGATGGGAAAAAGATTGCTTACGCGGCTGATAACAGCATTTTTGTGAGCGATGTAGCAACCGGGGAGTTCCGCCGGCTTACACCCCGCTCGACCGATGAGCAGCGGCCAGTTAATGGCGTCGTGTGGTCCAACAAAGGAGACAGAATCGCCTATAATCGTTATGTGTCAACTGATACCGGGCGTTATGTACAGTTGTTTCAACTAACGGGATTTTAAGTCTGGCCATTCCATTACCTGATACTTGATTTGGGTAGAAAGGGGCTAATTAGGAGGTCGTTGTTTGGTAAATAAAGATTTTTAGTAGACGTTTGTTGAATCAAGCCAGAGCGAAAACTCTGGCTCTGTTTTCAAGTGATTTATCTATTTAATATATAGATTATAAATTTTATTTGTGTAGCACACCTGATTTGTGAACGGATAGGACACATACACCTACTGCCGCTTCAGTTCTGGAAGAAAGACCGCCAGATTGTCGTTAATCTGCTTGGTTTTGACTGGCCTGGATTAAATCAATACGGCCAGACAGTCGTCAAATGCGCTTTAAGATCAGTATAATGAGCCAGAAATGCCTAGTTTTACTACGCTTGCCAGTGGTAAGTTTATTTCAGAATCAGGCAACCAACCTCAATCAACAATAGCTCTATGAGATTTCTCCTTTTAGTAGGTAGCTTCTGGATCAATGTAGCCTTCTCGCAGTCGGCTACGGTGAAGGGTGTTCTACCGACAAAATTTTCGGGAAAACCGGTGCAGTTAACCCTCATGAATTATGAAACACGTAAGGACCGGAAAGTTCAGGAAGTGTTAACAGATGCAAAAGGGACATTTCAATTTACGATACCGCTTAAAGAACCCCTTATTTATACGATCAGCGTTGCGGATTCGAGTTTGGTGCAGGTCTTGGCTAAGCCAGGTGATGCGATCAATTTGCAGTTCAAAAAGGATGAAATCGTGTGCTCCGGTTCGCAGGATACACAATACCTGATCGACTATGAGCGGAATCGCAGGATTGTATTTAACAAATACCTGAAGCGCACCTACGATTCATCTGCTGTAGCTGTAAAAAGCGGTGACAAGGCCCGGATCGAGTATTGGAACGTTGAGCACGAGAAAGCCTCTGAAAATTATAAAGCTGAGCTAGCTACCTGGGTCGAGCAACCTTTCTTTATCAACTCGCTGGCTGCGGTTCATCACAGCATGCGCTGGCATTCGGATAACGACATTAAGCTAATGGACCAGATGGTGGCCAGCTTGCAGAAAAAATACCCCCATGCTGAACTGACGCGTCAGCTGGTCAGCAAAGTAACGACAACCAAACGCATTGCATTAGGGGCTATTGCGCCGGACTTTATCACAAAGGATACCGCTAGCCATACCGTTGCGTTGAAAAATTATCGGGGCAAATATACCCTGGTTGACTTTTGGGCTTCCTGGTGCGGACCATGCCGACAGGAAAGTCCGACCTTGGTGCGGCTTTATTCGAAGTACAAAGAGAAAGGCTTTGCTATTTTAAGCGTATCGATCGATACCGATAAAGCCAGGTGGGAGAATGCCATCAAAAAAGATGGCTACACTTGGGAGAACGTGTCGGAACTGGATGGTTATTCGGGATCAACGGCTGCCTTATACACGGTTACAGCTATCCCCAATAGTTTTCTGCTAGATAAAGACGGTAAGATCATCGCCAAAAATCTGCGGGGAAAGAATCTGGAAGCTAAATTAATTGCACTCATGGGCCAGTAGTTGGGTAAATGAATAATGAATAATAAGCTGATAGTCATTTTTTTTGCATTATTCATTATTCATTTTACATTATCAATTTCCCTAGCTAACTTCAGAAAACACTGATATGAAAACCGTTTGGCTGATTCTAATCGTACCCCTTCTTTTAGCGGCCTCCTTCATTTTTACGCCAGCACCTAGACCAGAGCCGGAATCTGCTGTACGAGAACGGTGCAACGAAATAGCACTCTGCGGTGCCGGGGCGAATGGGTATATCAGTCCAATGGAAAACGGGAAGTTTATAATCCCTTTGCCGGGATGGGGAAATTATACCCACAAGATTTCGACCAGCCAGGATAGCGCTCAGTATTATTTTGATCAGGGATTGACCTTGTATTACAGCTATCACATGAAGGAGGCTATGGCTTCCTTCAAAGAAGCGGCCAGGCTGGACCCTATGTGCCCAATGGCCTGGTGGGGACAGGCATTAACCGGTGGTCCTTATTATAATGCGGCCCATACCTACAAGGTTTCGGCAGATATGCCATCTATTCTAGCTCGTATGAATGAACTGGCTTCGAATGCCAGTCCGCAGGAAAAAAAGCTGATCCAGGCGATGAATACACGCTATTCATCTGATCCGACTGATTCGGAACGCAAACAGCTCAATCAGGCCTATGCATCTGCCATGCGCTCTCTCGTCACCGAGTTTGATGACCCGGACGTTAAAATGCTCTATGTGGATGCTATTATGTTGATCCATGCCTGGGATTTCTGGACGAGCGACGGTACCCCCAAAACCTGGACGCAGGAAGTGGTAGATCTAACCGAAGCCGTTCTTAAAAAATACCCGGATCATCCAGCGGCCCTGCATTATCATATCCATCTGACCGAAGCATCCAAACATCCGGAGGTGGCTCTGACCAATGCTGATAAACTTAAAACCAATCTTCCTGGTGTTGCCCATATGGTCCACATGGCGAGTCATGAATACCAGCGCAACGGCCTTTTTGCTGAAGGGGTACTCGTCAATGATCTGGCCGATAACAATCTGCTACTGTACGATTCATTGGTAGCCCATTTGGGATTAGTAAAACATTCGCCCCATTACTTTGCCGTGCAAACGTATTGCGCCTTAAGTGGAGGTATGTACGAAACCGGTTTACGGGATGCCCTCCGTTGCCGGAAGTCGGTATCTCCAGTAGCCGAGAATGCATATGACCAGTTTTTGTACATGCTGCCTTCACTTACGCTGGTCAGGATGGGTAAATGGCAGGAGATTTTAGCCACTGAACAGCCTAATGACAAGTGGGCCTATGCTGCATTGCTGGACCATTTTGCCAGGGGAATGGCGCTTGTAAGCACCGGTCATCCCGACGAAGCTCAAAAGCAATTGCAGCAGCTTGGCGAACGCTTAACCGATCCGATACTTGAGAAGCGACGCATTCCGTTTAACGCTCCGCTACCCATCGCCCAAATCGCTCACCATATTTTGGATGCATCTATTCTTTTTGCCGACAGAAAGCATGAGCAAGCGGTAGCCAGTCTTCAGCAAGCGATTAGTCTGGAAGACCGCCTGATTTATACCGAACCCAGTGACTGGCCCTTACCTGCCCGGCAGTTTTTAGGTGCTTATTTACTGAAACTACATAAAGTGAAAGAAGCCGAAGCCGTGTACCGTGAGGACTTGATTCATCATCCGGGCAATGGCTGGTCGTTGGTTGGTCTTCACAAGGCACTTAGTCTGCAGGGAAAGCGCCCGGAACTGGCGCGGATTGAGGCTAGTTATCGCTCTGCCTTTTCAAAAGCGGAGCATATTCCCACAGCTTCCGTCTATTAAGTGAGCAGCCGTTTGTTATAGGCCATTGCTGTGAAGGTATACTACTGGCAAACTGCTCAGATTAGCACCGTTGGCAATCCTAATACCCTATTTTCAAGTGCTGATGAACTAATTGAAGCGTGTTTAGAAGGCTTATCCGCTAATCGTTGATGATCCAGTGGAGCATTTGAATGTCCAGTACGGTATTTGGACAGATTAATCAATAAAACACTGCCTAAAATAACAACCAGTCCAATGATCTGGAGGAGTGAGATGCTTTCATGAGCGAACACAATTCCCAGAATAACAGCGATCACGGGATTCACATAGGCATACGTACTGACTTGCGTGGCCGGGCGTACCTGCAATAGCCAAACGTAGGCGCTGTAGGCAATGATCGACCCAAACAAAATAAGATAAACCAGGGCCAGCCAGGACTGCGTTGAGATTTGCGACCAACGGACCTGC
Proteins encoded in this region:
- a CDS encoding tetratricopeptide repeat protein; this encodes MKTVWLILIVPLLLAASFIFTPAPRPEPESAVRERCNEIALCGAGANGYISPMENGKFIIPLPGWGNYTHKISTSQDSAQYYFDQGLTLYYSYHMKEAMASFKEAARLDPMCPMAWWGQALTGGPYYNAAHTYKVSADMPSILARMNELASNASPQEKKLIQAMNTRYSSDPTDSERKQLNQAYASAMRSLVTEFDDPDVKMLYVDAIMLIHAWDFWTSDGTPKTWTQEVVDLTEAVLKKYPDHPAALHYHIHLTEASKHPEVALTNADKLKTNLPGVAHMVHMASHEYQRNGLFAEGVLVNDLADNNLLLYDSLVAHLGLVKHSPHYFAVQTYCALSGGMYETGLRDALRCRKSVSPVAENAYDQFLYMLPSLTLVRMGKWQEILATEQPNDKWAYAALLDHFARGMALVSTGHPDEAQKQLQQLGERLTDPILEKRRIPFNAPLPIAQIAHHILDASILFADRKHEQAVASLQQAISLEDRLIYTEPSDWPLPARQFLGAYLLKLHKVKEAEAVYREDLIHHPGNGWSLVGLHKALSLQGKRPELARIEASYRSAFSKAEHIPTASVY
- a CDS encoding gluconate 2-dehydrogenase subunit 3 family protein translates to MNRRDLLKAIPLTTLSIPSTATPDAAPTAPLPKPAVTEFKQGKSPEEQRHDGALQAARFLTAHELATVTLLCDIILPADARTPSASQVGVPQFIEFMLKDQPDMQTPIRGGLSWVDHECRNRFGKPFAECTVSQRIAVVDDIAYPAKAKHENMPGVAFFTRLRNLTAAGYFTSKAGIAALGYMGNTPHQWAGPPKEVLDQFGLSFDADVHYADMS
- a CDS encoding peroxiredoxin family protein; protein product: MRFLLLVGSFWINVAFSQSATVKGVLPTKFSGKPVQLTLMNYETRKDRKVQEVLTDAKGTFQFTIPLKEPLIYTISVADSSLVQVLAKPGDAINLQFKKDEIVCSGSQDTQYLIDYERNRRIVFNKYLKRTYDSSAVAVKSGDKARIEYWNVEHEKASENYKAELATWVEQPFFINSLAAVHHSMRWHSDNDIKLMDQMVASLQKKYPHAELTRQLVSKVTTTKRIALGAIAPDFITKDTASHTVALKNYRGKYTLVDFWASWCGPCRQESPTLVRLYSKYKEKGFAILSVSIDTDKARWENAIKKDGYTWENVSELDGYSGSTAALYTVTAIPNSFLLDKDGKIIAKNLRGKNLEAKLIALMGQ
- a CDS encoding GMC family oxidoreductase; the protein is MSCNLNGKELATYDVIIIGSGAGGGMAAYQLTKAGANVCLLEAGGYFDPAEPKYITQLKWPYESPRRGANTVRPFGDFDAAWGGWQIDGEPYSAQPGTEFHWFRSQMLGGRTNHWGRISLRFGPDDFRRYSLSGIGADWPIGYDEMKPYYDRVDKLIGVFGTNVGLPNEPDGFFLPPPKPRLHEMLITKAARSVGVPVFPSRLAVLTKPINEERGTCFYCAQCGRACSAYADFSSSSALVIPALKTGKLTLINNAMAREVLTDPQSGLCTGVSYVDKTSLQEKTVKGKIVILAASTCQSARLLLNSKSSQFQQGLANGSGVIGKYLNDSTGASMTGFVPALMNRKRYNEDGAQSCHIYTPWWLDNKKLDFPRGYHIEYGGGMRMPDYNFMSGIEAYNGRIADTSGKKKEAGGYGAGLKDDYLRYYGAFVSMAGRGEPVPLESNYCEIDPNRVDQYGIPTLRFHYKWSDYEIKQAKHMQETFDEIIHAMGGQRVSSAPGADRNYGLEAPGKIIHEAGTVRMGKDPKTSALNPFQQAHEVKNLFVVDAAAFPSQGDKNLTWTILATSMRTSDYIIDQLKKKTI
- a CDS encoding DUF3748 domain-containing protein; translation: MSPLQHLIPGWLAFLGLWLTGEQPTMPIETQLTFEAKGHTINNNQAFSPDDRWIVYDTRNIDTGLGQNSSVELVDVNTKEIRQLYQTTNQTQYGPGAGAVAFSPKESKVVFLHGLRNADARHPYSMSRRTGVLVAVDQPQKPHFLDGRCLNAPFVQGALRGGTHAHQWSADGQRISFTYNDEVMERLSQTNPAVKDLRTVGILTPSHSVKVHDSNDADCFDGEWFATVIARVTEQPRQGSDEIEKAFDETWIGTNGYRKDDGSWQKRAIAFQGNVRNQENQLVTEVFVVDLPEDLTQANPGQPLEGTATTRPNPPAGVTQHRITFTKHGIEGPRHWLRTLPDGSLIGFLAKDDAGLVQLFGVSPNGGPIRQLTHQPFAIQTTFNFSPDGKKIAYAADNSIFVSDVATGEFRRLTPRSTDEQRPVNGVVWSNKGDRIAYNRYVSTDTGRYVQLFQLTGF